The following proteins come from a genomic window of Gammaproteobacteria bacterium:
- a CDS encoding thiol oxidoreductase, whose translation MPWAAPFAVACLAAAGLAACGGGNGGGQSQPELSVPAYANATKLGGDTTDVNASRSSFGFSTPAANLDTVGLARHLEGDAAFEQAFVPFGEPGQEGVDGLGPVFNNSSCNACHQRDGRGTPPAAGETFTRLGQNESLLLAISIEDSSGAQCEAAFNNGYCVPQPVPGFGRQVFQRGVFDARPDSPFTGAADVFVRYESSIVTYADGAMVTLRKPVLQVRNPYDNPGEAPSALQLPVSRVLQPDVRMSPRIGPPVFGLGLLEAIPEDDLLAAVDPDDADSDGISGRANFVFDPLKAAAGNPRPVSLGRFGLKANNVTVFDQVSTALVNDIGITNPLFPTENISGTPLHDAYLARNPDDNGIGADGQSEAPLASPKLLSFYAQTLHVPARRNVDDADVRRGSAHFEAAGCSGCHTPRYVTARHPDAIPSLSNQEIYPFTDLLLHDMGAGLADDRRDFQATGREWRTRPLWGIGLTHTVNPLAGFLHDGRARTLEEAVLWHGGEARAAREYFRNLPQSERAALLAFLSSL comes from the coding sequence ATGCCATGGGCGGCGCCGTTTGCGGTCGCTTGTCTCGCCGCGGCGGGACTGGCCGCCTGCGGCGGTGGCAACGGCGGCGGCCAGTCGCAACCGGAATTGTCAGTGCCCGCTTACGCAAACGCGACGAAACTGGGCGGTGACACGACCGATGTCAACGCATCGCGCTCCAGCTTCGGGTTTTCCACGCCTGCGGCGAATCTCGACACGGTCGGGCTGGCGAGACACCTGGAAGGCGACGCGGCCTTCGAACAGGCTTTCGTGCCGTTCGGCGAGCCGGGACAGGAAGGGGTGGACGGGCTCGGGCCGGTATTCAACAACTCCAGTTGCAATGCCTGTCATCAGCGTGACGGGCGCGGCACGCCGCCCGCCGCCGGCGAGACTTTTACCCGCTTGGGCCAGAACGAGTCGCTGCTGCTGGCGATCAGCATAGAGGACAGCAGCGGCGCGCAGTGCGAAGCCGCCTTCAACAATGGCTATTGCGTACCTCAACCCGTGCCCGGCTTCGGCCGTCAGGTTTTTCAGCGTGGCGTGTTCGACGCGCGCCCCGACTCGCCCTTCACCGGCGCCGCGGATGTGTTCGTGCGTTACGAATCCAGCATCGTGACTTACGCCGATGGCGCCATGGTCACTCTGCGAAAGCCAGTGCTGCAGGTGCGCAATCCATACGACAATCCGGGCGAAGCGCCCAGCGCGTTGCAGCTGCCGGTCTCGCGTGTGCTGCAACCCGATGTGCGCATGTCGCCGCGCATCGGTCCGCCGGTGTTCGGTCTGGGCCTGCTGGAGGCGATCCCGGAAGACGACCTGCTCGCAGCCGTCGATCCCGATGATGCGGACAGCGACGGGATTTCCGGCCGCGCCAACTTTGTCTTTGATCCGCTGAAAGCCGCGGCAGGCAATCCGCGTCCGGTATCGCTCGGCCGCTTCGGCCTCAAGGCTAACAACGTGACGGTGTTTGACCAGGTATCCACCGCGCTGGTCAATGACATCGGCATCACCAATCCCCTGTTTCCAACCGAGAACATTTCCGGTACGCCGCTGCACGATGCTTATCTGGCGCGCAATCCGGACGATAACGGCATTGGCGCCGATGGTCAGTCCGAAGCTCCGCTGGCGTCGCCGAAACTGCTGAGTTTTTACGCGCAAACGCTGCACGTGCCCGCGCGCCGCAATGTGGATGACGCGGACGTGCGCCGCGGCAGCGCGCATTTCGAAGCCGCGGGCTGCTCCGGCTGTCACACACCGCGCTACGTTACCGCGCGACACCCGGATGCTATCCCGTCGCTGTCCAACCAGGAGATTTATCCGTTCACCGATCTGCTGCTGCACGACATGGGCGCGGGGCTGGCCGACGATCGCCGTGATTTTCAAGCCACCGGGCGCGAGTGGCGCACACGGCCGCTATGGGGCATCGGGCTCACGCACACGGTTAACCCGCTGGCGGGCTTTCTGCACGATGGGCGCGCGCGTACGCTGGAAGAGGCGGTGTTGTGGCACGGTGGGGAGGCGCGGGCTGCGCGCGAGTATTTTCGCAATCTGCCGCAGAGCGAACGCGCCGCACTGCTCGCGTTTCTCAGTTCTTTGTAG
- a CDS encoding iron-regulated protein A precursor, producing the protein MKMLSVLCAALLAMLSAQEAPAQTVPFNAAGVSVKVANRIITQTYRNLNTQAGRLLAAVNALRVGGATEAELDAAQAQWRVTRVPWETSEGFLFGPVDAQGIDPLIDTWPLSTQDLQQFLAAGFTSTAAVLQAPENVQGFHTIEFLLFGDGVPTNDQPVAAISPQELAYVISTTAVFKQRTQLLETAWTTRFDPSNPASGPYARQLTVPGPTSVYGSQAAVIEELVNGLITILDEVGNGKIAAPLGANINSTDESLEESQFSYNSLTDFHNNVQSVLNVYSGQLGFKPRVNAISPTGNGLYTFVFAHNALLANQVLAAIVAAYDAIGLIDGDGNSNTTAIVRPNQITFRQAINDPGGRIRCQTAITALQTAQNLLATRVLPLIANTDFAL; encoded by the coding sequence ATGAAGATGTTGTCAGTGCTTTGCGCTGCGTTGCTAGCCATGCTGAGTGCACAGGAGGCGCCCGCCCAGACCGTGCCGTTCAATGCCGCCGGCGTGTCCGTCAAGGTCGCCAACCGGATCATCACGCAGACCTACCGGAACCTGAATACCCAGGCCGGACGTTTGCTGGCGGCGGTCAATGCCTTGCGGGTCGGTGGGGCGACCGAGGCTGAACTCGATGCTGCTCAGGCCCAATGGCGAGTCACGCGGGTGCCGTGGGAAACCAGTGAAGGTTTTTTGTTCGGGCCGGTGGATGCGCAAGGCATCGACCCGCTGATCGACACTTGGCCGCTCTCCACGCAGGATTTGCAACAGTTCCTCGCGGCGGGTTTCACCTCAACGGCGGCCGTATTGCAGGCGCCGGAGAATGTGCAGGGCTTTCATACCATCGAGTTTCTGCTGTTCGGGGACGGCGTACCCACAAACGATCAACCGGTCGCGGCAATCTCGCCGCAAGAACTGGCTTACGTTATCTCCACCACCGCGGTGTTCAAACAGCGCACGCAGTTGCTCGAAACCGCCTGGACGACGCGCTTCGATCCCAGCAATCCGGCTTCCGGGCCTTACGCGCGGCAGCTGACTGTTCCGGGGCCAACCAGCGTGTACGGTTCGCAGGCGGCGGTGATCGAGGAACTGGTCAACGGGTTGATCACGATTCTCGACGAAGTCGGCAACGGCAAGATCGCCGCTCCGCTGGGCGCGAACATCAACAGCACGGACGAATCGCTGGAAGAATCCCAGTTCAGCTACAACTCGCTCACCGACTTTCACAACAACGTGCAGAGCGTGCTCAACGTCTACTCCGGCCAGTTGGGGTTCAAACCGAGAGTCAACGCGATTTCACCCACCGGCAACGGTCTTTACACTTTCGTGTTCGCGCACAACGCGCTACTCGCCAATCAGGTGCTGGCCGCGATCGTCGCCGCCTACGACGCAATCGGCCTGATCGACGGCGACGGCAACTCGAATACCACGGCAATCGTGCGGCCCAACCAGATCACCTTCCGGCAGGCGATTAACGATCCGGGCGGGCGCATCCGCTGCCAGACCGCGATCACGGCGCTGCAAACGGCGCAGAACCTGCTCGCCACCCGCGTGTTGCCGCTGATCGCCAATACCGATTTCGCGCTCTGA
- a CDS encoding c-type cytochrome, which translates to MRFDRGGFALIIALLGAGGFLFAWSGLFNVAASSGHWPVTQTLLHWVMRNSVRTYALGIEAPKLGRPALVHCGAGHYASGCVSCHGAPGEPQSPIAREMTPMPPRLMHVIHEWESNELFWIVKHGIKYGAMPAWVARSRDDEVWAMVAFLEQLPDMTAKEYQRLALGPEATDRGGAEQASQRSGPPTEILSECARCHGRDGAGRGVNAFPILTGQQETYLYNTLKAYAQGSRHSGMMQPAASGIDDPALRALARHYARAGRDTAAPAGKSADIGGLRRGERIARRGVTDDLVPPCASCHGLKPGPRFAAYPKLAGQHAKYLEQQLRLYQEHARGGTAYSPIMRMIAGNLSEAQIRAVAAYYASLNSRKALAAE; encoded by the coding sequence ATGCGCTTCGATCGTGGCGGTTTCGCGCTGATCATCGCGCTGCTTGGCGCGGGTGGATTCCTGTTCGCGTGGTCGGGCCTGTTCAACGTGGCGGCGAGTAGCGGTCATTGGCCCGTGACGCAGACGCTCCTGCACTGGGTCATGCGAAATTCTGTGCGAACCTACGCGCTTGGCATCGAAGCGCCGAAGCTTGGCCGTCCCGCGCTGGTGCATTGCGGGGCGGGTCATTACGCGTCGGGTTGCGTGTCTTGTCACGGCGCGCCCGGAGAGCCGCAGTCGCCGATCGCCCGCGAGATGACGCCGATGCCTCCGCGCCTGATGCATGTAATCCATGAGTGGGAGAGTAACGAGCTGTTCTGGATCGTCAAACACGGCATCAAGTATGGTGCCATGCCGGCCTGGGTCGCGAGAAGCCGCGACGACGAAGTGTGGGCGATGGTCGCGTTTCTCGAACAATTGCCGGATATGACCGCTAAAGAGTACCAACGCCTGGCGCTGGGGCCGGAAGCTACCGACAGGGGCGGGGCTGAACAGGCCAGCCAGCGTTCGGGGCCGCCGACCGAAATTTTATCCGAATGCGCGCGTTGTCATGGCCGCGATGGCGCAGGGAGAGGCGTAAACGCGTTCCCAATCCTCACCGGACAGCAGGAAACCTATCTTTACAACACCCTCAAGGCGTACGCGCAAGGCAGCCGGCACAGCGGCATGATGCAGCCCGCCGCCTCCGGCATCGATGATCCAGCGTTGCGCGCCCTGGCCCGGCATTATGCGCGCGCCGGGCGTGACACCGCGGCGCCAGCCGGTAAATCCGCGGATATCGGAGGATTGCGTCGCGGTGAACGGATCGCCAGACGCGGCGTGACCGATGACCTCGTACCGCCCTGCGCCAGTTGCCACGGCCTCAAACCCGGCCCGCGGTTCGCGGCGTATCCGAAGCTCGCCGGTCAGCACGCGAAGTATCTGGAGCAGCAGCTCAGGCTTTATCAGGAACACGCGCGTGGCGGTACGGCTTACAGCCCGATCATGCGGATGATCGCGGGCAACTTAAGCGAGGCGCAGATCCGCGCGGTGGCAGCGTATTATGCTTCGCTGAACTCTCGAAAAGCACTCGCGGCAGAGTAG
- a CDS encoding cytochrome c oxidase assembly protein: MMHRTLLLLGVAALAIAWSGALPRFLGHSFTAHMAMHMTVVAVAAPLLAVGVAGSRADPSLTRRAWFAPMSASLVELVIVWGWHAPALHSFARGTTAGLALEQASFLVSGLLVWLSAFGGRPNENERHAAGIIGLLLTSMHMTLLGALLGLGTRALYTHSHHGGNGLDISPLADQHIGGAIMLLAGGSAYLIGGLVLMARLLRIDDSALGREQR; encoded by the coding sequence ATGATGCATCGAACGCTGCTGCTGCTCGGCGTCGCCGCACTTGCCATCGCCTGGAGCGGTGCATTGCCGAGGTTCCTGGGCCACTCCTTCACCGCCCATATGGCGATGCACATGACGGTGGTCGCGGTCGCCGCGCCGCTGCTCGCGGTTGGTGTGGCGGGTTCGCGCGCCGATCCGTCGTTGACGAGACGTGCCTGGTTCGCGCCCATGTCGGCGTCGCTCGTTGAGCTGGTTATCGTGTGGGGCTGGCACGCGCCCGCGCTGCACAGCTTCGCGCGCGGTACGACAGCGGGACTGGCGCTCGAACAGGCGTCGTTCCTGGTGTCAGGGCTGCTGGTGTGGCTGTCGGCGTTCGGCGGGCGCCCGAATGAAAATGAACGCCACGCCGCCGGTATCATCGGCCTGCTGCTCACCTCCATGCATATGACCCTGCTCGGCGCGCTGCTGGGTCTCGGCACCCGTGCGCTTTATACACACAGTCATCACGGTGGCAACGGGCTGGACATAAGCCCGCTGGCCGATCAGCACATCGGCGGCGCGATTATGCTGCTCGCGGGCGGCAGCGCGTATTTGATCGGCGGGCTGGTGTTGATGGCGCGGCTGCTGCGCATTGATGATTCCGCGCTTGGGCGGGAGCAACGCTGA